The following are encoded together in the Candidatus Marinimicrobia bacterium CG08_land_8_20_14_0_20_45_22 genome:
- the rpsR gene encoding 30S ribosomal protein S18: MTLISKRKICKFCENPQEKIDYKNYRMLRRFVTEQGKIIPSRITGTCAKHQRELTKAIKRARNIALLPYTFDVTQSFK; encoded by the coding sequence ATGACATTAATCAGCAAAAGAAAAATCTGCAAATTTTGCGAAAATCCTCAGGAAAAAATTGATTATAAAAATTACCGGATGCTGAGACGGTTCGTCACCGAACAGGGAAAAATAATTCCCAGCCGCATCACCGGCACCTGCGCAAAACATCAGAGAGAATTGACGAAGGCGATCAAACGCGCCCGCAACATCGCGCTTTTGCCCTACACATTCGATGTTACCCAGTCGTTTAAATAA
- a CDS encoding 50S ribosomal protein L9, giving the protein MRIILLQDIETLGKTGSLCDVKDGYARNYLIPRGFALKASPVNIKRFQEINRLKDSAKKREMKKVNELADKLKALSLTIPVQVGEEDRLFGAVTSQSIAEQLQEKGYEIDKRQILLEEPIKTLGVFDVPVKLHPEVTATVKVWVVKA; this is encoded by the coding sequence ATGCGTATTATTTTACTTCAGGATATAGAAACATTGGGAAAAACCGGTAGTCTGTGTGACGTTAAAGACGGCTACGCCCGCAATTACCTCATTCCACGAGGATTTGCTCTGAAGGCAAGCCCGGTCAATATCAAACGTTTTCAAGAGATCAATCGCTTAAAAGATTCCGCCAAGAAGCGTGAAATGAAAAAAGTCAACGAACTCGCCGACAAACTCAAGGCGCTTTCTCTGACGATTCCCGTTCAGGTTGGCGAAGAAGACCGCCTCTTCGGAGCCGTCACTTCGCAGTCCATCGCTGAGCAACTTCAGGAAAAAGGTTACGAAATCGACAAACGGCAAATTCTACTCGAAGAACCAATTAAAACATTGGGCGTTTTTGATGTGCCGGTAAAACTTCATCCGGAAGTTACCGCCACCGTCAAAGTCTGGGTTGTCAAAGCCTGA